Proteins co-encoded in one Streptomyces sp. SLBN-31 genomic window:
- a CDS encoding ferredoxin encodes MSVQQEAVAGGEELEVWIDQDLCTGDGICAQYAPEVFELDIDGLAYVKGPAEELLQDKGAATPVPLPLLTDVVDSAKECPGECIHVRRVSDRVEVYGPDAE; translated from the coding sequence ATGAGCGTGCAGCAGGAGGCCGTGGCCGGCGGCGAGGAGCTGGAGGTCTGGATCGATCAGGACCTGTGTACCGGCGACGGGATCTGTGCGCAGTACGCGCCGGAAGTGTTCGAGCTGGACATCGACGGTCTGGCGTACGTGAAGGGCCCGGCCGAGGAGCTGTTGCAGGACAAGGGTGCTGCAACGCCTGTTCCGTTGCCGCTTCTGACGGATGTGGTGGACTCGGCGAAGGAGTGTCCGGGCGAGTGCATCCATGTGCGGCGGGTTTCGGACAGGGTCGAGGTCTACGGTCCGGACGCTGAGTGA
- a CDS encoding tRNA (adenine-N1)-methyltransferase, producing the protein MSEPTGAARRRGPFKVGDQVQLTDPKGRHYTFTLEAGKNFHTHKGSFPHDELIGAPEGSVVRTTGNVAYLALRPLLPDYVLSMPRGAAVVYPKDAGQILAFADIFPGARVVEAGVGSGSLSSFLLRAIGDQGMLHSYERREDFAEIAQQNVERYFGGPHPAWQLTVGDLQDNLSDTDVDRVILDMLAPWECLEAVSKALVPGGILCCYVATTTQLARTVESIREIGSFNEPTAWETMIRNWHIEGLAVRPDHRMIGHTGFLLTARRLADGVEPPMRRRRPAKGAYGEDYAGPNAEGGGR; encoded by the coding sequence ATGTCCGAACCGACCGGTGCCGCCCGCAGGCGCGGGCCCTTCAAGGTCGGGGACCAGGTTCAGCTGACCGACCCCAAGGGCCGCCACTACACGTTCACGCTCGAAGCCGGAAAGAACTTCCACACCCACAAGGGTTCCTTCCCGCACGACGAGCTGATCGGCGCACCCGAGGGCAGCGTTGTCCGCACCACCGGTAACGTCGCCTACCTCGCGCTGCGCCCCCTGCTCCCCGACTACGTCCTGTCCATGCCCCGCGGCGCCGCCGTGGTCTACCCCAAGGACGCGGGGCAGATCCTCGCCTTCGCCGACATCTTCCCCGGCGCCCGCGTCGTGGAGGCCGGAGTCGGATCAGGCTCGCTCAGCAGCTTCCTGCTCCGCGCCATCGGCGACCAGGGCATGCTCCACAGCTACGAGCGCCGCGAGGACTTCGCCGAGATCGCCCAGCAGAACGTGGAACGCTACTTCGGCGGCCCGCACCCCGCCTGGCAGCTCACCGTCGGTGACCTCCAGGACAACCTCTCCGACACCGACGTCGACCGCGTCATCCTCGACATGCTCGCCCCCTGGGAGTGCCTCGAGGCCGTCTCCAAGGCACTCGTCCCCGGCGGAATCCTCTGCTGCTACGTCGCCACCACCACCCAGCTCGCCCGGACCGTCGAGTCCATCCGCGAGATCGGCTCCTTCAACGAGCCGACCGCCTGGGAAACGATGATCCGCAACTGGCACATCGAGGGCCTCGCAGTCCGCCCCGACCACCGGATGATCGGCCACACCGGCTTCCTCCTCACCGCCCGCCGCCTCGCCGACGGCGTCGAGCCCCCCATGCGCCGCCGCCGCCCCGCCAAGGGCGCCTACGGCGAGGACTACGCCGGCCCCAACGCCGAGGGCGGCGGCCGCTGA
- a CDS encoding site-2 protease family protein, with protein sequence MDQSGGSEQPRPGTDEPAEPHTGPAPATPSPTQADAQPTDARRTTTTRDAAKGDPSMGDSTKAPTTDTGAAPADSDPNGDEHAHPRQDPAPADGPAPQEHSGRPDAPQGDDASPAHGTQQPDADRPAGADDTPAGPDAPPSHPTAPEAGHHAPHTTGTAPGHTSHTDRTLAHSGAKNPPPQRRESLRGGLLMGRPFGVPVYVAPSWFLVAALITWVFGGQLDRVLPELGAARYLVSLFFAVAFYASVLVHELAHTVAALRFKLPVRRIQLQFFGGVSEIEKEAETPGREFVLAFVGPLLSLVLAGIFYVAMQPVEPGTVPGVLLAGLMISNLIVAAFNLLPGLPLDGGRMLRAVVWKITGKPMSGTVAAAWVGRALAVSVLIGLPLLTQSGALGSTAEDSVGMDTVTDALLAAILAAIIWTGAGNSLRMARLREHLPELRARNLTRRAVPVETDTPLSEALRRANAAGARALVVVDADGHPLSLVREAAIVGVPEHRRPWVAVSGLAQELTDGMRVSAELAGEDLLDVLRATPATEYLVVEETGEIYGVLSAADVERAFVKAMARPSS encoded by the coding sequence GTGGACCAGAGCGGCGGGAGCGAGCAGCCGCGGCCCGGCACCGACGAGCCGGCCGAGCCCCACACGGGACCGGCCCCGGCCACCCCCTCACCCACCCAGGCCGACGCACAGCCCACGGACGCACGACGGACCACCACGACCAGGGACGCCGCCAAGGGAGACCCCTCGATGGGCGACAGCACGAAAGCGCCGACCACCGACACCGGGGCCGCCCCGGCCGACAGCGACCCGAACGGCGACGAGCACGCGCACCCGCGCCAGGACCCCGCCCCGGCCGACGGCCCCGCTCCCCAAGAGCACTCCGGACGACCCGACGCCCCCCAGGGCGACGACGCCTCCCCGGCGCACGGCACGCAGCAGCCGGACGCGGACCGGCCGGCCGGGGCCGACGACACACCCGCCGGCCCCGACGCGCCCCCGAGCCACCCCACCGCTCCCGAGGCCGGCCACCACGCCCCCCACACCACCGGCACCGCCCCCGGCCACACGTCCCACACCGACCGCACCCTCGCCCACTCCGGCGCCAAGAACCCCCCGCCCCAGCGCCGCGAATCCCTCCGGGGCGGACTCCTCATGGGCCGCCCCTTCGGCGTACCCGTCTACGTCGCCCCCAGCTGGTTCCTCGTCGCCGCCCTCATCACCTGGGTCTTCGGCGGCCAACTCGACCGCGTCCTGCCCGAACTCGGCGCCGCCCGCTACCTGGTCTCCCTCTTCTTCGCCGTCGCCTTCTACGCCTCCGTCCTCGTCCACGAACTCGCCCACACCGTCGCCGCCCTCCGCTTCAAACTCCCCGTCCGCCGCATCCAGCTCCAGTTCTTCGGCGGCGTCTCCGAGATCGAGAAGGAAGCCGAGACCCCCGGCAGGGAGTTCGTGCTGGCCTTCGTCGGCCCCCTGCTCTCCCTCGTCCTCGCCGGGATCTTCTACGTCGCCATGCAGCCCGTAGAGCCCGGCACCGTCCCCGGCGTCCTGCTCGCCGGCCTGATGATCTCCAACCTCATCGTCGCCGCCTTCAACCTCCTGCCCGGCCTCCCCCTCGACGGCGGCCGAATGCTCCGCGCCGTCGTCTGGAAGATCACCGGCAAGCCCATGAGCGGCACCGTCGCCGCCGCCTGGGTCGGCCGCGCCCTCGCCGTCTCCGTCCTGATCGGCCTGCCCCTGCTCACCCAGTCCGGCGCCCTCGGCTCCACCGCCGAGGACAGCGTCGGCATGGACACCGTCACCGACGCCCTGCTCGCCGCCATCCTCGCCGCGATCATCTGGACCGGCGCCGGCAACAGCCTCCGCATGGCCCGCCTGCGCGAACACCTCCCGGAACTGCGCGCCCGCAACCTCACCCGCCGCGCCGTCCCCGTCGAGACCGACACCCCCCTGTCCGAGGCCCTGCGCCGCGCCAACGCGGCCGGCGCCCGCGCCCTCGTCGTCGTCGACGCCGACGGTCACCCGCTCTCCCTGGTCCGCGAGGCCGCCATCGTCGGCGTACCCGAACACCGCCGCCCCTGGGTCGCCGTCAGCGGCCTCGCCCAGGAACTCACCGACGGCATGCGCGTCTCCGCCGAACTCGCGGGCGAGGACCTCCTCGACGTCCTTCGCGCCACCCCCGCCACCGAATACCTCGTCGTCGAGGAAACCGGCGAGATCTACGGCGTACTGTCCGCCGCCGACGTCGAACGCGCCTTCGTGAAGGCCATGGCCAGACCGTCCTCCTGA
- a CDS encoding PD-(D/E)XK nuclease family protein, which yields METSSAALETPDATESTPDAALETPDATESTPGAALETSGVERPAIPPASLSPSRAGDFMQCPLLYRFRVIDRLPEKPSEAATRGTLVHAVLERLFDAPAAERTAPRAKSLIPGQWDRLRESRPEVVELFEDDPGGERMARWLGEAERLVERWFTLEDPTRLEPAERELFVEAELDSGLTLRGIIDRVDVAPTGEVRIVDYKTGKAPRPEYAEGALFQMKFYALVVWRLKKVVPRRLQLVYLGSGDVLTYDPVLADLERVERKLLALWEAIRQATESGDWRPRPTKLCGWCDHQAHCPEFGGTPPPYPLPVRAVGSGDVPQGRMGPD from the coding sequence CTGGAGACGTCGAGCGCGGCCCTGGAGACACCGGACGCAACCGAGTCGACGCCGGACGCGGCCCTGGAGACACCGGACGCAACCGAGTCGACGCCGGGCGCGGCCCTGGAGACTTCGGGCGTGGAACGGCCCGCCATACCGCCGGCCAGTCTGTCGCCCTCGCGTGCGGGTGACTTCATGCAGTGCCCTCTGCTGTACCGCTTCCGTGTCATCGACCGGTTGCCGGAGAAGCCGAGCGAGGCGGCGACCCGGGGGACGCTGGTGCACGCGGTGCTGGAGCGGCTCTTCGACGCCCCCGCCGCGGAGCGGACGGCGCCGCGCGCCAAGTCCCTGATCCCGGGCCAGTGGGACCGGCTGCGGGAGAGCAGGCCGGAGGTGGTGGAGCTGTTCGAGGACGATCCCGGCGGCGAGCGGATGGCGCGCTGGCTGGGCGAGGCCGAGCGGCTCGTCGAGCGGTGGTTCACGTTGGAGGATCCGACCCGGCTGGAGCCCGCGGAGCGGGAGTTGTTCGTGGAGGCGGAGCTGGACTCCGGGCTGACGCTGCGCGGGATCATCGACCGGGTCGACGTGGCGCCGACGGGCGAGGTGCGGATCGTCGACTACAAGACGGGCAAGGCGCCGCGGCCGGAGTACGCCGAGGGCGCGCTGTTCCAGATGAAGTTCTATGCCCTGGTGGTGTGGCGCCTGAAGAAGGTGGTCCCGCGGCGGCTGCAGCTGGTGTACCTGGGCAGCGGGGACGTTTTGACGTACGACCCGGTCCTGGCTGATCTGGAGCGGGTGGAGCGCAAGCTGCTCGCGCTGTGGGAGGCGATCCGGCAGGCCACCGAGTCCGGCGACTGGCGGCCCCGGCCGACGAAGCTGTGCGGCTGGTGCGACCATCAGGCGCACTGCCCGGAGTTCGGGGGCACTCCCCCGCCCTATCCGCTGCCGGTGAGGGCGGTCGGGTCGGGTGACGTGCCGCAGGGCAGAATGGGGCCGGACTAG
- a CDS encoding response regulator transcription factor produces MAIRVLLVDDQPLLRTGFRMILEAEQDLAVVGEAGDGLQALDQVRALQPDVVLMDIRMPRMDGVEATRQITGPGRDGPAKVLVLTTFDLDEYVVEALRAGASGFLLKDAPANELVQAIRVVAAGEAMLAPSITRRLLDKYATHLPSGDEPVPDTLHTLTDREVEVLKLVARGLSNAEIAADLFVSETTVKTHVGHVLTKLGLRDRVQAAVYAYESGLVRPGAQ; encoded by the coding sequence GTGGCCATCCGCGTCCTACTGGTCGACGACCAGCCGCTGCTGCGTACCGGTTTCCGGATGATCCTGGAGGCGGAGCAGGATCTTGCGGTCGTCGGCGAGGCCGGAGACGGCCTCCAGGCCCTCGACCAGGTGCGGGCGCTGCAGCCCGATGTGGTTCTGATGGACATCCGCATGCCGCGGATGGACGGGGTGGAGGCGACCCGGCAGATCACCGGACCCGGGCGGGACGGCCCGGCGAAGGTGCTGGTGCTGACGACCTTCGACCTCGACGAGTACGTGGTGGAGGCGCTGCGGGCGGGAGCCAGCGGGTTCCTCTTGAAGGACGCGCCGGCCAATGAGCTCGTCCAGGCGATCCGGGTGGTGGCGGCGGGCGAGGCGATGCTGGCGCCGAGCATCACCCGGCGACTGCTGGACAAGTACGCCACTCACCTGCCCTCCGGTGACGAGCCGGTGCCGGACACGCTGCACACGCTCACCGACCGTGAGGTTGAGGTGCTGAAGCTGGTGGCGCGCGGTCTGTCCAACGCGGAGATCGCGGCGGACCTGTTCGTCAGCGAGACGACGGTGAAGACGCATGTGGGTCACGTGTTGACCAAGTTGGGGCTGCGCGACCGGGTGCAGGCCGCGGTGTACGCGTACGAGAGCGGGCTGGTGCGTCCCGGCGCCCAGTAG
- a CDS encoding ABC transporter substrate-binding protein: MNMRNQWPVLPIVAGLASGLLTGCGADNGDSGGTGPSVVMGMSDDVLATDPASGYDPGSWLLFNNVFQSLLAFPNGGTEPVPEAARSCDFTDTATKVYRCTLKDGLKFSNGDALTSEDVKFSFDRLLKINDDAGPAIMFPMLGKIETPDAKTVVFHLKEPDATFPSKIASGAGSIVDRNEYDGNKLRKDGKAVGSGPYKLDSFGDDKAVFSVNGNYKGTAKVKNSGVTLKFFHGDQAKLKHALQDDEIDIAYRGLSAGDIADLQNADNKATTEVVEGSSAEVQHLVFNMKDPVAGKLGVRKAIAYLLDRDALIKNVYEGTATPLYSIIPAGIVGHNTAFFDTYGANPSPAKAAAALKNEGITGKVKLTLWSTPSRYGPATDQELKAIAGQLNASGLFAADVRSVAFDQYEKDIAKGKYGVYVKGWVPDYPDADNFTAPFFGKGNVLSNNYRNDTITGTLIPRTAAESDRAATDNDYARLQDIVAQQLPVLPVWQAKQYAVTRENVYGLEYCLDASTVFRFWELSKS; the protein is encoded by the coding sequence GTGAACATGCGCAACCAGTGGCCGGTCCTGCCCATAGTGGCGGGGCTGGCCTCCGGCCTGTTGACCGGCTGCGGCGCGGACAACGGCGATTCCGGGGGCACCGGGCCCTCCGTGGTCATGGGGATGTCCGACGACGTCCTGGCCACCGACCCCGCCTCCGGCTACGACCCCGGTTCCTGGCTGTTGTTCAACAACGTCTTCCAGTCGCTGCTCGCCTTCCCCAACGGAGGCACCGAGCCGGTGCCCGAGGCCGCCCGGTCGTGCGACTTCACCGATACCGCGACCAAGGTCTACCGGTGCACGCTCAAGGACGGCCTGAAATTCAGCAACGGTGACGCGCTCACCTCCGAGGACGTCAAGTTCTCCTTCGACCGCCTGCTGAAGATCAACGACGACGCCGGTCCGGCGATCATGTTCCCGATGCTGGGCAAGATCGAGACGCCGGACGCGAAGACGGTCGTCTTCCACCTGAAGGAACCGGACGCCACCTTCCCCAGCAAGATCGCCTCCGGTGCCGGTTCCATCGTCGACCGCAACGAGTACGACGGGAACAAGCTCCGCAAGGACGGCAAGGCGGTCGGCTCCGGCCCCTACAAGCTGGACTCCTTCGGCGACGACAAGGCCGTCTTCTCGGTCAACGGCAACTACAAGGGCACCGCGAAGGTCAAGAACTCCGGCGTCACGCTCAAGTTCTTCCACGGCGACCAGGCCAAGCTGAAGCACGCCCTCCAGGACGACGAGATCGACATCGCCTACCGGGGCCTGAGCGCCGGCGACATCGCCGACCTGCAGAACGCCGACAACAAAGCCACCACCGAGGTCGTCGAGGGCAGCAGCGCCGAGGTGCAGCACCTGGTCTTCAACATGAAGGACCCGGTCGCCGGAAAGCTCGGCGTGCGCAAGGCCATCGCCTACCTGCTCGACCGCGACGCCCTCATCAAGAACGTCTACGAGGGCACGGCCACCCCGCTCTACTCGATCATCCCGGCCGGCATCGTCGGCCACAACACGGCGTTCTTCGACACCTACGGCGCCAACCCCTCACCGGCCAAGGCCGCCGCCGCCCTGAAGAACGAGGGCATCACCGGCAAGGTCAAGCTCACCCTCTGGTCCACCCCCTCCCGCTACGGTCCCGCCACCGACCAGGAGCTCAAGGCCATCGCCGGACAGCTCAACGCCAGCGGCCTGTTCGCCGCCGACGTCAGGTCCGTGGCCTTCGACCAGTACGAGAAGGACATCGCCAAGGGCAAGTACGGCGTGTACGTCAAGGGCTGGGTGCCGGACTACCCGGACGCCGACAACTTCACCGCGCCCTTCTTCGGCAAGGGCAACGTCCTGAGCAACAACTACCGCAACGACACGATCACCGGCACGCTCATCCCGCGCACCGCCGCCGAGAGCGACCGCGCCGCGACCGACAACGACTACGCCAGGCTGCAGGACATCGTCGCCCAGCAGCTGCCCGTCCTCCCGGTCTGGCAGGCCAAGCAGTACGCGGTCACCCGCGAGAACGTCTACGGCCTCGAGTACTGCCTCGACGCCTCGACGGTCTTCCGCTTCTGGGAGCTCAGCAAGAGCTGA
- a CDS encoding ABC transporter substrate-binding protein encodes MNRKTLVLPAVVGLLAPVLAACGGSDSGSDGGNAIKVGTTDTFTATKAAPAPLDPAYAYDVGTWNILRQTVQTLMIQPKGEGDPVPEAAKSCGFTDSGNERYACTLRDGLKFANGDKITAADVKYSIDRARAIKADSGVSALLNTIDTVETQGDNQVIFHLKTADATFPYKLSTPVAGIVNPDDYEKNKLRDGFDVDGSGPYTLSTDVKNNAIVTATFTKNPNYEGTLKVNNSKVQMVSYPDAAAMGAALDKDDIDVMTRTMSPDQIQKLSVSTSDNEDLVEMSGLEIRYLAFNTDAKSVKDKAVRKAMAQLINRGELVSKVYGTQAEPLYSLVPASITGHSNSFFNKYGDPSTAKAKALLTSANITTPVKLTLHYTTDHYGSATAKEFKILQQQLNDSGLFDVSIQGTKWDKFVPAERKGQYDVWGMGWFPDFPDADNYLAPFLDTDNFLKLPYRNSRIINTLIPDSRREADRLAAGSDLTTIQDLVAEDVPIIPLWQGKQYVAARDNVTGTAYALNSSSTLQLWELGRGVSG; translated from the coding sequence ATGAACCGCAAGACTTTGGTGCTGCCGGCCGTCGTCGGCCTGCTCGCGCCCGTGCTCGCCGCCTGTGGCGGCTCCGACAGCGGCAGCGATGGTGGCAACGCGATCAAGGTCGGCACCACCGACACGTTCACCGCGACGAAGGCCGCCCCGGCACCCCTGGACCCGGCCTACGCCTACGACGTCGGCACCTGGAACATCCTGCGCCAGACCGTGCAGACCCTGATGATCCAGCCGAAGGGCGAGGGCGACCCGGTGCCCGAGGCCGCCAAGAGCTGCGGCTTCACCGACAGCGGCAACGAGCGCTACGCGTGCACCCTGCGCGACGGTCTGAAGTTCGCCAACGGCGACAAGATCACCGCGGCCGACGTGAAGTACTCCATCGACCGCGCGCGTGCCATCAAGGCCGACTCCGGCGTGTCCGCCCTGCTGAACACCATCGACACCGTCGAGACGCAGGGTGACAACCAGGTCATCTTCCACCTCAAGACCGCCGACGCCACCTTCCCGTACAAGCTGTCGACCCCGGTCGCGGGCATCGTCAACCCCGACGACTACGAGAAGAACAAGCTGCGCGACGGCTTCGACGTCGACGGCTCCGGCCCCTACACCCTGTCGACCGACGTCAAGAACAACGCGATCGTCACCGCCACCTTCACCAAGAACCCCAACTACGAGGGGACGCTGAAGGTCAACAACTCCAAGGTCCAGATGGTGTCCTACCCGGACGCGGCGGCCATGGGCGCCGCCCTGGACAAGGATGACATCGACGTCATGACCCGCACCATGTCGCCCGATCAGATCCAGAAGCTGTCCGTGAGCACGAGCGACAACGAGGATCTGGTCGAGATGTCCGGCCTGGAGATCCGCTACCTCGCCTTCAACACCGATGCCAAGTCGGTCAAGGACAAGGCCGTCCGGAAGGCGATGGCCCAGCTGATCAACCGCGGCGAACTCGTCTCCAAGGTCTACGGCACCCAGGCCGAGCCGCTCTACTCGCTGGTCCCGGCAAGCATCACCGGCCACTCCAACTCGTTCTTCAACAAGTACGGCGACCCGAGCACCGCCAAGGCCAAGGCCCTGCTGACCAGCGCCAACATCACCACCCCGGTCAAGCTGACGCTGCACTACACGACCGACCACTACGGGTCGGCCACCGCGAAGGAGTTCAAGATCCTTCAGCAGCAGCTCAACGACAGCGGGCTGTTCGACGTCAGCATCCAGGGCACCAAGTGGGACAAGTTCGTCCCGGCCGAGCGCAAGGGCCAGTACGACGTCTGGGGCATGGGCTGGTTCCCCGACTTCCCGGACGCCGACAACTACCTCGCGCCGTTCCTCGACACGGACAACTTCCTGAAGCTGCCGTACAGGAACAGCCGGATCATCAACACCCTGATCCCGGACTCCCGTCGTGAGGCCGACCGCCTGGCCGCCGGCTCCGACCTCACCACGATCCAGGACCTCGTCGCCGAAGACGTCCCGATCATCCCGCTGTGGCAGGGTAAGCAGTACGTCGCAGCACGGGACAACGTCACGGGCACCGCGTACGCGCTCAACTCCTCCTCGACCCTCCAGCTCTGGGAGCTCGGCCGTGGCGTGAGCGGCTGA
- a CDS encoding HAD family phosphatase — protein sequence MTSTVPALGTRTAEGSALQAVLLDMDGTLVDTEGFWWDVEVEIFAALGHTLDDSWRHVVVGGPMTRSAGFLIEATGADITLAEVSVLLNQGFEERIGQALPLMPGAARLLAELSEYEIPTALVSASHRRIIDRVLSSLGSQHFALSVAGDEVRRTKPHPDPYLVAAAGLGVDPARCAVVEDTATGVAAAEAAGCHVVAVPSVAPITPAERRTVVSSLEEVDLAFLRGLITR from the coding sequence ATGACAAGTACGGTCCCCGCGCTCGGAACCCGTACGGCCGAAGGCTCAGCCCTGCAGGCCGTGCTCCTCGACATGGACGGCACCCTTGTGGACACCGAGGGTTTCTGGTGGGACGTCGAGGTCGAGATCTTCGCCGCCCTGGGCCACACCCTCGACGACTCCTGGCGCCATGTCGTGGTCGGCGGTCCCATGACCCGCAGCGCGGGGTTCCTGATCGAGGCCACGGGCGCGGACATCACCCTCGCCGAGGTCTCGGTGCTGCTCAACCAGGGCTTCGAGGAGCGTATCGGCCAGGCCCTGCCGCTGATGCCGGGCGCCGCGCGGCTGCTCGCCGAACTCTCCGAGTACGAGATCCCGACCGCCCTGGTCTCGGCCTCCCACCGGCGCATCATCGACCGGGTGCTCTCCTCGCTGGGCTCCCAGCACTTCGCCCTGTCGGTCGCGGGCGACGAGGTGCGGCGCACGAAGCCGCATCCCGACCCCTATCTGGTCGCTGCCGCCGGACTCGGCGTGGATCCGGCGAGATGCGCGGTCGTCGAGGACACCGCGACGGGTGTCGCCGCCGCCGAGGCGGCCGGCTGCCACGTCGTGGCGGTCCCCTCGGTGGCCCCCATCACGCCCGCCGAGCGGCGGACCGTGGTGAGCTCCCTCGAAGAGGTCGACCTGGCATTTCTGCGCGGGCTGATCACCCGCTGA